From Burkholderia pseudomultivorans, the proteins below share one genomic window:
- a CDS encoding MFS transporter translates to MSYEIKGIRKIALLYTGAVVWTPTYLLPFNIEESMARFGLSESSAGWLASAVLLCLSLSIVIFGRRMATLNKRAGALIAAALAVLSTCAMFSNNFYVFVAARLVLGVALGVSCVCAYGVIAHVKHPEKVAAQVAVAMAVIFSVAMYVVPVVNAKVGSIGVDAVQLAIVVAALFFGAFMHPAVNASEEGVAKDAIRSSDVRGILVSAFFIYVSQTALMGFAAEVAATRGVEAQQLGILFMINAAAQLPVGVAVSWLGDRCGLFKPIVFGLIVLIACSLGMYCVGGKWAFLVSTALISAGATLVAPYMVAALSKMDSSGRSTATCASAINLGLAVGPAIAGTVFSVAGLRAVGWLSVGLLVVPILLTSVAIRQFKSRHSEAAVA, encoded by the coding sequence GTGAGTTACGAAATCAAGGGGATCCGTAAAATCGCCCTGCTTTACACGGGGGCCGTGGTATGGACCCCAACCTATCTGCTTCCGTTCAACATCGAGGAATCGATGGCCCGGTTCGGACTATCCGAAAGCAGCGCTGGATGGCTCGCGTCCGCGGTGCTTCTCTGTCTTTCGCTTTCTATCGTCATTTTTGGACGGCGCATGGCGACGTTGAACAAGAGAGCGGGCGCACTGATTGCGGCGGCGCTTGCCGTTTTGTCAACTTGCGCGATGTTTTCGAACAATTTCTATGTATTTGTCGCCGCCAGGCTGGTTCTCGGCGTCGCCTTGGGTGTGAGTTGCGTGTGTGCGTACGGTGTTATTGCGCACGTCAAGCACCCGGAGAAGGTCGCGGCTCAAGTCGCTGTGGCGATGGCCGTCATATTTTCTGTCGCGATGTATGTCGTGCCGGTCGTGAATGCGAAGGTGGGGAGCATCGGCGTGGATGCCGTCCAGCTCGCCATTGTCGTGGCAGCCCTGTTTTTCGGCGCGTTCATGCATCCCGCCGTCAACGCCAGCGAGGAAGGCGTCGCGAAGGATGCGATCAGATCCAGCGACGTCCGCGGGATTCTGGTCAGCGCATTCTTCATCTACGTTTCGCAGACAGCCCTCATGGGGTTCGCCGCGGAGGTCGCGGCAACCCGTGGCGTCGAGGCGCAGCAACTGGGCATTCTGTTCATGATCAATGCCGCCGCTCAATTGCCGGTGGGCGTAGCGGTTTCCTGGTTGGGTGATCGTTGCGGATTGTTCAAGCCGATCGTGTTTGGGCTCATCGTGTTGATCGCATGCAGCCTGGGCATGTATTGCGTGGGCGGTAAATGGGCGTTTCTCGTGTCGACGGCCCTGATCAGCGCCGGTGCGACGCTGGTTGCGCCGTATATGGTGGCGGCGCTCTCAAAAATGGATTCCAGCGGCAGAAGCACCGCGACCTGTGCGTCGGCAATCAATTTGGGCCTGGCAGTCGGCCCCGCGATTGCCGGAACGGTGTTCAGTGTGGCCGGTTTGCGCGCGGTTGGCTGGCTTTCCGTCGGGTTGCTGGTGGTGCCGATTCTGCTGACCAGCGTTGCGATCCGACAGTTCAAGTCGAGACATTCCGAAGCTGCTGTCGCGTGA
- a CDS encoding acetyl-CoA C-acyltransferase — translation MIDAVIVSTARTPIGKAYRGAFNLTHSPTLLGHAIRHAVLRAGIEPDRIEDAVIGSVLNAGTAGGNIARHGVLAAGLPASVAAQTLDRQCASGLMAIATAAKQIMCDGMQVVVAGGQENISAVQTRYFEWTRADEDPNVLAAQPAAYMPMLETAEFVSRKYGISRDVQDQYALDSQLRTAAAQAAGRFSSEIVPITTQKLVVDKTTGTTSRHEVTLTQDEGNRPGTTLESLATLAPVIDGGVVTAGNASQLSDGASACVLMNGKTAEQIGATPLGIYRGMTVVGNAPEEMGIGPIYAIPKLLELHGLKTDDIGLWELNEAFACQALYCREKLGIDPARYNVNGGSISIGHPYGMTGARMVGHALIEGKRRGARYVVVSMCVGGGMGAAGLFEVA, via the coding sequence ATGATTGATGCCGTCATCGTTTCCACCGCACGTACGCCCATCGGAAAGGCATATCGCGGTGCATTCAACCTCACGCACTCGCCTACCCTGCTCGGGCACGCAATCCGGCACGCGGTCCTGCGTGCCGGCATCGAGCCGGATCGCATCGAGGACGCCGTGATCGGTTCGGTACTCAACGCCGGGACCGCCGGCGGCAATATCGCCCGACACGGCGTGCTGGCAGCCGGATTGCCTGCCAGCGTCGCTGCGCAAACACTCGACCGGCAATGTGCGTCTGGCCTGATGGCGATCGCGACGGCTGCCAAGCAGATTATGTGCGACGGGATGCAGGTTGTTGTGGCGGGTGGCCAGGAAAACATCTCTGCGGTACAAACGCGCTACTTCGAGTGGACCCGCGCCGACGAGGACCCCAATGTGCTGGCCGCGCAACCCGCGGCCTACATGCCAATGCTCGAGACCGCCGAGTTCGTTTCCCGCAAGTACGGGATCTCTCGGGACGTCCAGGATCAGTACGCACTCGATTCCCAGCTCCGCACTGCCGCCGCACAGGCCGCCGGCCGCTTCTCGAGCGAAATCGTTCCGATCACGACACAGAAGCTGGTCGTCGACAAAACGACCGGCACGACGTCGAGGCATGAGGTCACGCTCACGCAGGACGAGGGAAATCGTCCCGGCACGACGCTCGAATCGCTGGCCACGCTCGCACCGGTAATCGACGGCGGCGTTGTGACGGCGGGTAACGCGAGCCAGCTTTCGGACGGTGCAAGCGCCTGCGTCCTGATGAACGGAAAAACCGCCGAGCAGATCGGGGCCACCCCTCTCGGTATCTATCGAGGCATGACCGTCGTCGGCAATGCGCCGGAGGAGATGGGCATCGGTCCCATCTACGCGATCCCCAAGCTTCTGGAGCTTCATGGCCTCAAAACTGACGATATCGGCTTATGGGAGCTCAATGAGGCGTTTGCCTGCCAGGCGCTGTACTGCCGTGAGAAGCTGGGAATTGATCCCGCGCGATACAACGTCAACGGCGGCAGCATTTCTATCGGCCATCCGTACGGGATGACCGGCGCGCGCATGGTCGGCCATGCCCTGATCGAAGGCAAAAGACGCGGTGCACGCTACGTCGTTGTTTCGATGTGTGTAGGCGGCGGAATGGGTGCGGCCGGCTTGTTCGAAGTCGCTTGA
- a CDS encoding phytanoyl-CoA dioxygenase family protein: MSLQRLSSDSSPEDLANAVRQDGGAIVKNFVGSDLLARIQRTLFDTLESAPNGVDEYFAGTQTRRVSRLFARTDWMAEVALHPLYLGAARSILQTPIKIWSGENQVDIAPDIQVGVTQAIQIRPGQGLQPLHRDDSVWLWRHPNYGREARFQVMVAVSDFTEENGATLVIPGSHKWDDERMPKQEEAVSAVMSAGDALFFIGSTYHGGGKNVSDAPRTGLTMSYDLAILRQEENQYLTLPIERVKRFPEELQRLLGWTYGTTFAGFVERNGQMSDPNDLLKMKDFLEVGHFD, encoded by the coding sequence ATGTCGTTGCAACGCCTTTCAAGTGATAGCAGTCCTGAAGACCTGGCGAATGCGGTTCGCCAGGATGGCGGTGCGATCGTCAAGAACTTTGTCGGTTCCGACCTGCTCGCACGTATCCAGCGGACACTTTTCGACACGCTCGAATCTGCTCCGAACGGCGTAGACGAATACTTCGCGGGTACACAGACGCGGCGAGTTTCGCGGCTCTTCGCACGCACCGACTGGATGGCCGAGGTCGCTTTGCATCCGCTCTACCTGGGCGCCGCGCGCAGCATTCTGCAGACGCCGATCAAGATCTGGAGCGGCGAAAACCAGGTCGATATTGCACCCGATATTCAGGTGGGCGTGACGCAGGCCATTCAGATTCGACCGGGTCAAGGCCTGCAGCCCTTGCATCGCGACGATTCTGTCTGGCTCTGGCGACACCCGAACTACGGTCGCGAAGCCCGGTTCCAGGTCATGGTGGCGGTATCGGACTTCACCGAGGAAAACGGCGCCACACTCGTCATTCCCGGCAGTCACAAGTGGGACGACGAGCGCATGCCCAAGCAGGAGGAAGCGGTTTCCGCGGTGATGTCCGCCGGCGATGCCCTTTTCTTCATCGGCTCGACCTATCACGGCGGCGGGAAGAACGTCAGCGATGCGCCGAGAACGGGCCTGACGATGTCGTATGACCTGGCGATCCTCCGTCAGGAAGAAAACCAATACCTCACGTTGCCGATCGAACGTGTGAAGCGCTTTCCGGAGGAACTGCAGCGATTGCTCGGCTGGACCTACGGCACCACGTTTGCCGGCTTCGTCGAGCGTAACGGACAAATGTCAGACCCGAACGATCTGCTGAAAATGAAGGATTTCCTCGAGGTCGGTCACTTCGACTGA
- a CDS encoding cytochrome P450, whose translation MKSSALVPQPPLKPIIGHLMEVLGPSPLAKMMDLARTYGPVYWFEVFGQGYYVVSGQALVDEVCDESRFQKSVHQSLLELRPAIGDGLFTAFSDEPNWAKAHRVLMQSFGPLSIWSMFDKMVDIADQMFLYWERFGPETAVDVSDHMTRLTLDTIALCAFDCRFNSFYREDQHPFVDAMVNTLSEAGKRELRPKLVSKLMLNRSRKFDADIELMRSLATKMIEDRRKNPHDNEEAMDLLDRMLNGVDPVTGEKLDDENIVFQMITFLIAGHETTSGLLSFATYFLLKNPDVLQRARDMVDEVVGNDTPRIEHLARLRYIEQILMETLRIWPTAPAFAVTPLADTTFGGKYPVSPNDIIMILTPMLHRDVSVWGEDVEAFRPERFEPENAEKLPPNSWKPFGNGARACIGRPFAMQEAHLVLIMLLQRFDFSFADPNYELQVAETLTLKPTGLRINVRPRARGVRKVSNDNLRVRASIETPNVDQAPAVSDKDASKMLVLFGGNTGSSESFARRIAGDAGRHGFHATCAPLDAFAGKIDGFPAIVVVTASYEGQPPDNAIAFLPYIEAMSEGALDGVKFSVLGCGNKQWARTYQAIPKRVDAAFEKAGATRVHARGELDSGGDFFGEFDRWYAGFWNRFAISFGKDTSVAQSSNSALNVSFLNNVREKLLSVDDMTHATVIDNRELVDISVPGSRSKKHMELKLPETMTYRSGDYLAVLPRNSKRNVDRVLRRFRLSWDTQVVIDGTSSNPRLPLGQAISCGELLSSYVELAVPATRSQVSILAAATRCPPEKVELERLSTGDFEYEILEKRTTVMDLLERFGSVDLSFDKFLDMLPALKARQYSISSSPLWKADHVTLTVAVVDAPALSGNGRHEGVASSYLARLDAGDSVSVSVRPSNARFRPPVESNLPMILICAGSGIAPFRGFLQERAIQKQRGENVGPSLLFFGIDDPDVDFLYRDELEEWANLGVVEVMPAYSNRPEEGARFVQDKVWLEREKIAALFAQGATVYVCGDGKNMAPAVRATLGRIYQDSTGANDESAHAWIDTMEREHGRYVADVFA comes from the coding sequence ATGAAATCCTCCGCCCTCGTTCCGCAGCCGCCTCTGAAGCCCATCATCGGCCATCTGATGGAGGTCCTCGGGCCATCGCCGCTCGCAAAGATGATGGATCTCGCACGAACCTACGGGCCGGTCTACTGGTTCGAGGTATTCGGGCAAGGTTACTACGTTGTCAGCGGACAAGCACTCGTCGATGAGGTGTGCGACGAAAGCAGGTTTCAGAAATCTGTACACCAATCTCTGCTTGAACTGAGACCGGCCATCGGGGATGGCCTATTCACGGCATTCAGCGACGAACCGAACTGGGCAAAAGCGCATCGTGTATTGATGCAGTCGTTTGGCCCACTCAGCATTTGGTCCATGTTCGACAAGATGGTCGACATCGCCGACCAGATGTTTCTCTATTGGGAACGATTCGGCCCGGAGACGGCTGTCGATGTCTCCGACCACATGACTCGCCTGACGCTCGACACGATCGCCTTATGTGCGTTCGACTGTCGCTTCAATAGCTTCTACCGTGAAGATCAGCATCCGTTCGTGGATGCGATGGTCAATACCCTCAGCGAGGCGGGAAAGCGCGAGTTGCGGCCGAAACTGGTGTCGAAGCTGATGCTCAACCGGAGTCGCAAGTTCGACGCGGACATCGAGCTCATGCGATCGCTCGCGACCAAAATGATCGAAGACAGGCGGAAGAACCCGCACGACAACGAAGAAGCGATGGACCTGCTGGACCGAATGCTGAACGGTGTCGATCCGGTGACGGGCGAGAAGCTCGATGACGAGAATATCGTCTTCCAGATGATTACGTTCCTCATCGCCGGGCATGAAACGACGAGCGGGCTCTTGTCCTTTGCCACCTATTTCCTCCTCAAGAACCCGGACGTTCTGCAACGAGCACGGGACATGGTCGACGAGGTCGTCGGCAACGACACGCCACGGATCGAGCATCTGGCGCGACTGCGCTACATCGAACAAATCCTGATGGAAACGTTGCGGATCTGGCCGACGGCTCCGGCTTTCGCCGTCACCCCACTCGCCGACACCACGTTCGGCGGGAAGTATCCCGTGTCTCCCAACGACATCATCATGATCCTGACGCCCATGTTGCATCGCGACGTAAGCGTCTGGGGCGAGGACGTCGAGGCGTTTCGTCCCGAGCGATTCGAACCGGAGAATGCGGAAAAACTTCCGCCGAATTCGTGGAAACCCTTCGGCAATGGCGCACGCGCATGTATCGGCCGACCGTTCGCAATGCAGGAAGCGCACCTCGTCCTGATCATGCTGCTTCAGCGATTCGATTTTTCCTTCGCCGATCCGAACTACGAGCTGCAAGTCGCCGAAACCCTTACGCTCAAGCCCACCGGCCTGCGTATCAACGTGCGGCCACGGGCGCGAGGTGTGCGCAAGGTATCGAACGACAACCTTCGCGTGCGTGCGAGCATCGAAACGCCGAACGTCGATCAGGCTCCGGCGGTCTCCGACAAGGACGCGTCGAAGATGCTGGTCCTGTTTGGCGGGAACACGGGTTCGTCGGAATCTTTCGCTCGCCGCATTGCAGGCGACGCCGGTCGCCACGGATTTCATGCCACCTGTGCTCCTCTGGACGCGTTCGCAGGAAAGATCGACGGATTTCCTGCGATCGTAGTCGTCACTGCTTCCTACGAAGGCCAGCCGCCCGACAATGCAATCGCATTTCTTCCCTATATCGAGGCGATGAGCGAAGGGGCACTGGACGGAGTCAAATTTTCTGTTCTTGGATGCGGCAACAAGCAGTGGGCAAGAACGTATCAGGCGATCCCCAAGCGCGTCGACGCAGCCTTCGAAAAAGCCGGCGCCACGCGCGTTCACGCCAGAGGCGAGCTGGATTCCGGTGGTGACTTCTTTGGCGAGTTTGATCGATGGTATGCCGGGTTCTGGAATCGCTTTGCAATCAGCTTCGGGAAGGACACGTCGGTTGCGCAAAGTAGCAATTCCGCACTCAACGTCAGCTTCCTGAATAACGTTCGCGAGAAATTGCTCAGCGTTGACGATATGACGCACGCGACGGTGATCGACAATAGAGAGCTCGTCGATATTAGTGTGCCGGGAAGCCGGTCGAAGAAGCACATGGAACTGAAGTTACCGGAGACGATGACCTATCGCTCCGGCGACTACCTGGCCGTTCTGCCTCGCAATTCCAAACGGAACGTCGATCGCGTCTTGCGCCGGTTTCGCCTGAGCTGGGACACGCAAGTGGTCATCGACGGGACATCGAGCAATCCGCGCCTTCCGCTCGGCCAGGCAATCAGTTGCGGCGAGCTGCTTTCGAGCTACGTTGAACTTGCCGTTCCGGCCACTCGATCGCAAGTCTCCATCCTTGCCGCGGCCACTCGCTGTCCGCCCGAGAAGGTCGAGCTCGAGCGCCTGAGCACCGGCGACTTCGAATACGAGATTCTGGAAAAACGAACCACCGTCATGGATCTGCTCGAACGCTTCGGCTCCGTCGATTTGTCGTTCGACAAGTTCCTCGACATGCTCCCCGCGTTGAAAGCACGCCAGTACTCGATCTCGTCGTCTCCACTCTGGAAAGCAGATCACGTGACACTGACGGTCGCCGTAGTCGATGCACCGGCACTCTCCGGCAACGGCCGTCACGAAGGGGTGGCGTCGTCGTATCTCGCGCGGCTCGACGCGGGTGACAGTGTGTCCGTTTCGGTCAGGCCGTCGAATGCACGCTTTCGTCCGCCAGTCGAATCGAACCTTCCGATGATCTTGATTTGCGCGGGTTCCGGTATTGCCCCGTTCCGCGGCTTTCTGCAAGAGCGTGCAATACAGAAACAGCGGGGAGAAAACGTCGGCCCGTCGTTGCTTTTCTTCGGAATCGATGACCCCGACGTCGACTTTCTCTATCGCGATGAGCTCGAAGAGTGGGCGAACTTGGGGGTGGTCGAAGTGATGCCCGCCTATTCCAACCGCCCGGAGGAAGGCGCTCGCTTCGTCCAGGACAAAGTATGGCTCGAGCGGGAAAAAATCGCCGCGCTGTTTGCGCAAGGCGCCACCGTTTATGTATGCGGGGATGGCAAGAACATGGCGCCCGCCGTACGTGCCACGCTCGGTCGGATTTACCAGGACTCAACCGGCGCGAATGATGAAAGCGCTCACGCGTGGATCGACACGATGGAGCGCGAGCATGGCAGGTATGTTGCCGATGTGTTCGCATGA
- a CDS encoding NAD(P)-dependent oxidoreductase, whose translation MSNLIAVLGLGAMGSAIAVSLIEHGEKVVVWNRSSGKAQRVSELGARVADSVTDACAQADVIVVVTATPTDVASDFEELGEGLQGKTIVNLATGRPSEVQALDRLVSRVGAKFISGTIQCFPPDIGRESATILFGAEVNVWNEVEPFVRKIAPQSVYVGARPDVPNVLDAGLTGTFVFGAGAAFLEGLRFIVNSGMSIDEIRGLIPTYIAGQARFIEGLFESVAASDYQPRGANLDVYARAVALFQQAQEDAGLPPRILKALRERILSSIAEGDGDRGYAALFNH comes from the coding sequence ATGAGCAACTTGATTGCTGTCTTGGGTCTGGGCGCGATGGGATCCGCGATCGCCGTCTCTCTGATTGAGCATGGCGAGAAAGTCGTCGTCTGGAACAGGAGCTCAGGAAAGGCTCAACGTGTGTCCGAGCTCGGCGCCCGAGTGGCCGACAGTGTGACGGATGCCTGTGCGCAGGCGGATGTCATCGTCGTCGTGACCGCGACACCGACCGACGTCGCGAGCGACTTCGAGGAACTGGGCGAGGGCTTGCAAGGAAAAACGATCGTCAATCTGGCAACGGGGCGTCCATCCGAGGTCCAGGCGCTGGATCGGCTCGTGAGCCGCGTCGGCGCGAAATTCATCAGCGGGACCATCCAGTGCTTTCCGCCCGATATCGGCAGAGAAAGCGCAACCATCCTTTTTGGCGCCGAGGTGAATGTCTGGAACGAAGTCGAGCCCTTCGTGAGAAAGATCGCGCCGCAATCCGTCTACGTCGGTGCACGCCCCGATGTACCGAACGTGCTCGATGCCGGGTTGACGGGAACCTTCGTGTTTGGTGCTGGCGCAGCCTTCCTGGAAGGTCTCCGGTTCATCGTGAATTCGGGCATGTCGATCGACGAGATTCGTGGCTTGATTCCCACTTATATCGCTGGTCAGGCGCGCTTTATCGAAGGCCTGTTCGAATCCGTGGCGGCTTCCGACTATCAACCTCGGGGCGCTAACCTGGACGTATACGCGCGAGCAGTCGCGCTGTTCCAGCAGGCGCAGGAGGACGCGGGGCTGCCGCCGCGAATCCTGAAGGCGTTACGCGAGCGAATCCTGTCATCCATTGCGGAAGGCGATGGTGACCGCGGATACGCTGCTCTTTTCAATCATTGA
- a CDS encoding phytanoyl-CoA dioxygenase family protein, whose amino-acid sequence MSKNILNNLNSLPIVPKTTSAQEIVSLMNQYGGVRIKAYLSQEQVANINREVDGPLERLREGSSHENELIKEFHGAHTKRLTNMITHSKTFGSVLDDDLFHALGEVLYREESGDWWLSTAQVIDIGPGNTAQMLHRDVGNFPPLCALGVNGPTVFTNLMIALTRFTEENGATRIIPGSQNWDEDYFNSKGTPEMTIAAEMDAGDALLFSGKVIHGGGANVTKNERRRGLTLPMQPSYLTPEEAYPFIVDMDIVRGLSKRVQRIIGFRSQYPAGTPGLWQVDYDDIATHLGL is encoded by the coding sequence ATGAGCAAAAATATTCTGAACAATCTGAACTCTCTCCCCATCGTCCCAAAGACGACTAGTGCCCAAGAGATCGTATCGCTGATGAATCAGTACGGCGGAGTTCGAATCAAGGCTTACCTGTCGCAAGAACAGGTCGCGAACATCAATCGCGAGGTCGATGGTCCGCTCGAGAGGCTTCGCGAAGGATCGTCACACGAAAATGAGTTGATCAAGGAATTCCACGGCGCGCATACAAAGCGCCTGACGAACATGATCACGCACAGCAAGACCTTTGGCAGCGTACTCGACGACGATCTCTTTCATGCACTCGGGGAGGTGCTATACCGAGAAGAGTCCGGCGACTGGTGGCTGTCGACCGCCCAGGTGATCGACATCGGCCCCGGGAACACCGCACAAATGCTGCATCGCGATGTCGGTAACTTCCCGCCTCTGTGCGCGCTCGGAGTCAACGGTCCCACGGTGTTTACCAACCTGATGATCGCCCTTACGCGCTTCACCGAGGAAAACGGCGCCACCCGAATTATTCCGGGGAGCCAAAACTGGGACGAGGACTACTTCAACAGCAAGGGCACGCCCGAAATGACCATCGCCGCCGAGATGGATGCCGGCGACGCTTTGTTGTTTAGCGGGAAGGTGATCCATGGCGGCGGTGCGAACGTGACGAAAAACGAGCGTCGACGCGGGCTCACGCTGCCGATGCAGCCGTCCTACCTGACCCCGGAGGAAGCGTATCCGTTCATCGTGGATATGGACATCGTGAGAGGCCTGTCGAAACGTGTCCAGCGAATCATCGGCTTCCGTTCTCAATATCCGGCTGGAACGCCGGGCCTGTGGCAAGTCGACTACGACGATATTGCAACGCACCTCGGCCTGTGA
- a CDS encoding acyl-CoA dehydrogenase has product MTSELTLSRRDVEFILFDWLQVESLARRQRYAGQDRIDYTSVLDVYESLATDLFKPHNKKNDSNEPAFDGERVTINPEVGIALRAFSDAGLISASFPAEWNGMCLPSTVERAGMAYLLAANPGTAGYAFLTIANANLLMAHGERERVEHYVKAMSEGRCFGTMCLSEPQAGSSLADIRTRAVPSKDGRYRLFGNKMWISGGDHEIAENIVHLVLAKIPDENGQLPPGIQGISLFTVPRKLIGPDGLPGPRNDVALAGINHKMGYRGTVNCLLNFGEGRYRPEGEAGAIGEIVGEPGKGLAYMFHMMNEARISVGLSAASIGYTGYLHALDYAKTRTQGRPRGDRSPTSGQIPIIGHADVRRMLLAQKAYVSGALALCLYAARLSDDIHSLEDADGRDEAHCLLDLLTPVVKSWPSQWGLVANDLAIQVHGGYGYTREYNVEQFYRDNRLNPIHEGTFGIQALDLLGRKTRSNGGVAMATLDRRIAATVSRVRSTPSLQRHASTLESAWEHIRVVTDTLHKLDDPDVQLANAAAYLEAFGHVVVGWLWLDQAIVAGTLQNGPTGTDFHRGKLAACDYFFGWEMPKVTAWLAVLDPVETTPLTMPEHWF; this is encoded by the coding sequence ATGACTAGCGAACTCACCCTCTCCCGTCGCGACGTGGAGTTCATTCTTTTCGACTGGCTGCAGGTCGAGTCTCTCGCTCGCCGGCAACGATATGCCGGGCAAGACCGAATCGACTACACATCCGTGCTCGATGTCTACGAATCGCTCGCCACGGATCTCTTCAAGCCGCATAACAAGAAGAACGACAGCAACGAACCCGCATTCGACGGAGAGCGCGTCACCATCAATCCGGAAGTCGGAATCGCCCTGCGCGCATTTTCGGACGCCGGCCTGATCAGCGCATCGTTCCCCGCCGAATGGAACGGCATGTGTCTGCCGAGCACCGTGGAGCGAGCCGGCATGGCTTATTTGCTTGCCGCCAATCCCGGCACCGCGGGCTATGCGTTTCTCACCATCGCCAATGCCAATCTGCTCATGGCCCACGGCGAACGGGAGCGCGTGGAGCATTACGTCAAGGCGATGTCGGAAGGCCGATGCTTCGGCACGATGTGCCTGTCCGAGCCGCAAGCCGGGTCGAGCCTGGCCGATATCCGCACGCGTGCGGTCCCGAGCAAGGACGGCCGCTACCGCCTGTTCGGCAACAAGATGTGGATTTCGGGCGGCGATCACGAGATTGCCGAGAATATCGTCCATCTGGTGCTGGCGAAGATTCCCGACGAGAACGGCCAGCTTCCGCCGGGAATCCAGGGCATCTCGCTCTTCACGGTTCCGCGCAAGTTGATCGGCCCCGACGGCCTGCCGGGCCCGCGAAACGATGTCGCGCTGGCGGGCATCAATCACAAGATGGGGTATCGCGGCACCGTGAACTGCCTGCTCAATTTCGGCGAGGGGCGCTACCGCCCTGAGGGCGAGGCCGGCGCAATCGGCGAGATCGTCGGCGAGCCCGGAAAAGGGCTGGCCTACATGTTCCACATGATGAACGAGGCACGTATCTCGGTCGGCCTCAGCGCGGCCTCGATCGGATACACGGGCTACCTGCACGCGCTCGATTACGCAAAGACCCGCACGCAGGGCCGGCCACGCGGCGACCGGTCGCCCACATCCGGGCAGATTCCCATCATCGGCCATGCCGACGTCCGGCGCATGTTGCTGGCGCAGAAGGCCTATGTCTCCGGCGCGCTGGCGTTGTGTCTGTACGCGGCCCGTCTGAGCGACGATATCCATTCTCTGGAAGACGCCGACGGCCGGGATGAAGCACATTGCCTGCTTGATCTGCTCACGCCCGTTGTCAAGAGCTGGCCATCGCAATGGGGCCTGGTCGCCAACGATCTCGCCATTCAGGTTCACGGCGGGTATGGGTACACGCGCGAATACAACGTCGAGCAGTTCTATCGCGACAACCGACTCAATCCGATACACGAAGGCACGTTCGGCATTCAGGCGCTCGACCTGCTGGGTCGAAAAACACGTTCAAACGGCGGTGTCGCCATGGCGACTCTCGACAGGAGAATCGCCGCAACGGTATCCAGGGTGCGGTCGACTCCGTCGCTCCAGCGTCACGCCAGCACGCTCGAAAGCGCGTGGGAGCACATCCGCGTCGTCACCGATACGTTGCACAAGCTCGACGACCCCGATGTCCAGTTGGCGAATGCGGCTGCCTATCTCGAAGCATTCGGGCATGTAGTGGTCGGCTGGCTTTGGCTCGATCAAGCAATTGTGGCCGGCACGCTCCAGAACGGCCCGACGGGAACCGACTTTCATCGCGGCAAACTCGCCGCGTGCGACTACTTCTTCGGATGGGAAATGCCCAAGGTGACCGCGTGGCTCGCCGTTCTCGATCCGGTGGAGACGACCCCGCTCACCATGCCCGAACACTGGTTCTAA
- a CDS encoding SDR family NAD(P)-dependent oxidoreductase, with product MKIDLTNRVAIVTGAGAGLGREHALLLARLGAKVVVNDLGSDVNGNGGSATAAQRVVDEIVAAGGEAVANSASVTDFEQVQCMVDQALSQWGRVDILVNNAGILRDKSFSKMTLDDFRAVIEVHLMGAVNCSKAVWETMREQRYGRIVMTTSSSGLYGNFGQSNYGAAKMALVGLMQTLAIEGERYDIRVNCLAPTAGTRMLEGLMSADTLDTLSPASVSPAVAVLAAEDAPSRMILCAGAGSFEAAHITLTPGIHLGTGDQIVHQLAQRLDEVTSRNGETVPSSGAAQGDLELTKARVTSANAQEHSAA from the coding sequence ATGAAGATTGATCTGACGAACCGTGTTGCGATCGTGACCGGCGCCGGTGCAGGCCTCGGCCGCGAGCATGCACTGCTGCTTGCCCGACTGGGGGCAAAGGTCGTGGTCAACGACCTGGGCAGCGACGTGAACGGCAACGGCGGCTCTGCCACGGCCGCACAGCGGGTCGTCGACGAAATCGTCGCAGCCGGCGGTGAGGCCGTCGCGAACAGCGCATCGGTTACCGATTTCGAACAGGTCCAGTGCATGGTCGACCAAGCACTTTCGCAATGGGGCCGGGTCGACATCCTGGTGAACAATGCCGGCATCCTGCGCGACAAGAGCTTCAGCAAGATGACGCTCGACGACTTTCGTGCGGTGATCGAAGTGCACCTGATGGGTGCGGTCAATTGTTCAAAGGCCGTGTGGGAAACCATGCGGGAGCAACGGTATGGCCGCATCGTGATGACGACGTCGTCGTCCGGCTTGTACGGCAATTTCGGGCAATCGAACTACGGCGCCGCAAAGATGGCGCTCGTAGGCCTGATGCAGACACTGGCCATCGAAGGCGAGCGATACGACATTCGCGTGAACTGCCTTGCGCCAACGGCCGGGACACGCATGCTCGAAGGCCTGATGTCGGCGGACACTCTCGACACGCTGTCGCCTGCGTCGGTCAGCCCTGCGGTAGCGGTACTTGCCGCCGAAGACGCACCGAGTCGGATGATCTTGTGCGCGGGCGCAGGCAGCTTCGAGGCCGCACATATCACGCTGACACCCGGCATCCATCTCGGAACTGGCGACCAGATCGTTCACCAGCTCGCCCAGCGCCTTGACGAGGTCACGAGCCGGAACGGCGAGACTGTTCCTTCGTCCGGAGCGGCCCAGGGCGATCTCGAACTCACCAAGGCCCGCGTCACCTCGGCGAATGCACAGGAGCATTCGGCTGCATGA